A single window of Cydia strobilella chromosome 18, ilCydStro3.1, whole genome shotgun sequence DNA harbors:
- the LOC134749219 gene encoding alpha-N-acetylgalactosaminidase isoform X1 — translation MTQALDNGLALTPPMGWLTWQRYRSLTDCIRYPDECISEKLIKRTADMMVKEGYLEAGYDYIGIDDCWMEMNRSAGGKLVPDRERFPNGMKMLAKYVHSKGLKFGIYQDYGTKTCAGYPGVMGHEQMDVDTLVSWGVDYIKLDGCYSKPEEMKTGYPDFGRMLNKTGRPVLYSCSWPAYLEPDSILPNYTVIAKNCNLWRNWDDIEDSWGSLLGIMNWFGDNQERLAPFAGPGHWNDPDMLLVGNYGLSLDQARVQMAVWAVLAAPLLISADLSRMRPEFKEILLNRNIIAVNQDPLGKQGLRVYNDSKHHRQIWIRQLSDNSYALAFVSTRVDGVPYAVSFSHDDMELPAQNYRVQDLYNEEEDRKLGADEKFTTRINPTGVKFFKFIPDGQSKEDSIDPEEDTLKNININVDNYLDKTVIVV, via the exons ATGACCCAGGCTTTGGACAACGGGCTGGCGCTGACCCCGCCCATGGGCTGGCTGACGTGGCAGCGGTACCGGAGCCTCACCGACTGCATCAGGTATCCTGACGAGTGTATAAG TGAAAAGCTGATAAAGCGCACAGCAGACATGATGGTGAAGGAAGGGTACCTGGAGGCGGGGTACGACTACATAGGCATCGACGACTGCTGGATGGAGATGAACAGGAGCGCCGGCGGGAAACTCGTTCCGGACCGCGAGCGGTTCCCGAATGGCATGAAGATGCTTGCCAAATAT GTTCACAGCAAAGGCCTAAAGTTCGGTATCTACCAGGACTACGGTACGAAGACGTGCGCAGGCTATCCTGGAGTCATGGGACACGAACAAATGGACGTGGACACCCTCGTCAGCTGGGGCGTCGACTACATCAAACTGGACGGCTGTTATTCCAAACCGGAGGAGATGAAAACAG GATATCCGGATTTTGGAAGGATGCTGAACAAGACAGGTCGTCCGGTTCTGTATTCCTGCAGTTGGCCTGCTTATCTCGAGCCGGATAGTATTTTG CCGAACTACACAGTGATCGCAAAGAACTGTAATCTATGGCGCAACTGGGACGACATCGAAGACTCTTGGGGGAGTCTCCTAGGCATCATGAATTGGTTCGGCGACAATCAGGAGCGCCTGGCGCCGTTCGCTGGCCCGGGACACTGGAATGACCCTGATATG TTACTAGTGGGTAACTACGGCCTATCCCTGGACCAGGCGCGGGTACAGATGGCGGTATGGGCGGTGTTGGCAGCGCCGCTCCTCATAAGCGCGGACTTGTCTCGCATGCGGCCGGAATTTAAGGAAATCCTGTTGAACAGAAACATCATCGCCGTCAACCAAGATCCGCTGGGGAAGCAGGGGCTCAGAGTGTATAACGATTCG AAACACCACAGGCAGATCTGGATTCGTCAGCTGTCGGACAACTCGTACGCATTAGCGTTTGTGAGCACCCGCGTCGACGGGGTGCCTTACGCTGTGTCCTTTAGCCATGATGATATGGAATTACCAGCGCAGAACTATAGAGTTCAG GATCTTTATAACGAAGAAGAAGACCGAAAGTTGGGCGCCGATGAGAAATTTACAACGCGAATAAATCCTACAG ggGTCAAGTTCTTCAAATTCATTCCTGATGGACAGTCGAAGGAAGATTCCATAGACCCTGAAGAAGATACGctgaaaaatattaatattaatgttgATAATTACTTAGATAAGACTGTTATTGTTGTATAA
- the LOC134749375 gene encoding E3 ubiquitin-protein ligase RNF12-B-like, with translation MKLLLTVVALAAVTHGAPTSSQTMEISANGVSGSVLNIPLVEIIVNMISNEAVAPGTVNEPVIEAEPVLVVDDVQLPTPVIVVDHPEINPIDVIAVNPMPAPAPAPAPAAPAPAEVVPSPTPVDVVPMPAEIVEVPAPEAEAAEGSSQIINVMLNFIFGASGSLSSVEVPTNIIPQVVGAPRV, from the exons ATGAAACTCCTTCTGACTGTTGTGGCCCTCGCGGCCGTCACCCACGGCGCTCCCACCTCCTCCCAGACCATGGAGATCAGCGCCAACGGCGTGTCTGGAAGCGTCCTCAACATCCCCCTCGTCGAGATCATCGTCAACATGATCAGCAATGAAGCCGTAGCCCCCGGGACTGTCAACGAACCTGTTATTGAAGCCGAGCCTGTCTTAGTTGTGGATGACGTTCAACTCCCCACGCCTGTGATCGTCGTGGACCACCCCGAG ATTAACCCCATTGACGTTATCGCTGTCAACCCTatgcccgcgcccgcgcctgcCCCCGCCCCCGCTGCACCTGCCCCCGCTGAGGTAGTGCCTAGTCCTACCCCAGTGGATGTCGTGCCTATGCCCGCCGAGATCGTCGAGGTCCCAGCCCCTGAAGCCGAGGCCGCTGAAGGCAGCAGCCAGATCATCAACGTGATGCTGAACTTCATCTTCGGCGCGAGCGGCTCGTTGTCCTCGGTTGAGGTGCCTACTAACATTATCCCCCAGGTGGTCGGCGCTCCCCGTGTCTAA
- the LOC134749209 gene encoding uncharacterized protein LOC134749209 — MGSSYRDVFKLYDLIQSGDSRSVESFLSENRININVILPCKGIGVLHLAVGIEPLEKSKECTEVLLKHGGNPNLCTDDGVTPVHIAAIWGRVQNLKLLLGCGGDPSRLDLDGHSAFNYAAREEQWEVYDYLHNVVDQLDDTFGSPCAYTLDLDKVLMTTDQVVAEYEPVINNPLHHVSTCRRSEMVRDWCEKTSLVMNNLYPTILGERLLEDESAPWDTNLTKNTFDLKDRTNDTRTSYKTCTSRPVEIEISGVQRLEDTVDEKSCSCQDTKDYKKQRMSVYENFSLPGSPNSITHINYKTKTSLKKCKTQLSSDMRRLTLDDSHSLLTEDNSQMDKALVMVQNKTNEWLCNHNDTDIGAMNTRRSSASSGVSSNFSGGSIVLANVQEEYKYQDEEEDVVLIEKRLLVSSVVLPVDEAADTTADQTIVSVASSLPASVVYDSNSLRAELVKLGFKPGPIQDSTKTLYLKKLQALKKQPIVVKKQGKTYSIELEKSLRTSDWMNNLAPYIELETKARTDFTNSNKKWREGTAKTSFTYLLLDPRLTQNLPAKAGTQNHHISWVTFINSIFYVGKGKRSRPYSHLYQALTLWKRDFTTSNDKKVQHILDIWSDKVGVVCLHIFQNVIPAEAYTYEAAMIDVLGLPNLKNLKSGNYYGVAASWPLKDRRMLGLYLLYKAMLIFLNEGERQLRPDDID, encoded by the exons ATGGGTTCGTCGTATAGAGATGTCTTCAAATTGTACGATTTAATACAGAGTGGAGATTCGAG ATCAGTGGAGAGTTTTCTAAGTGAAAatcgaataaatataaatgtgatATTACCTTGTAAAGGCATTGGTGTGTTACATTTGGCTGTTGGTATTGAGCCTTTAGAGAAATCAAAAGAGTGCACAGAAGTATTACTCAAGCATGGAGGTAATCCCAATTTATG tactgATGACGGTGTAACCCCAGTCCACATAGCAGCCATATGGGGCCGAGTGCAGAACCTGAAGCTCCTTCTTGGCTGCGGAGGAGACCCGTCCCGGCTCGACCTGGACGGCCACTCTGCCTTCAACTATGCAGCTCGGGAGGAACAGTGGGAGGTGTACGACTACCTACACAATGTGGTGGACCAACTGGATGATACCTTTGGATCACCTTGCGCATATACTTTAGATTTAG ATAAAGTGCTAATGACAACAGACCAAGTGGTCGCCGAATACGAGCCCGTCATCAACAACCCCCTCCACCATGTGTCCACCTGCAGGAGGTCCGAGATGGTCCGCGACTGGTGTGAGAAGACCAGCCTCGTCATGAACAACCTCTACCCCACCATACTCGGAGAACGCCTGCTAGAGGACGAATCAGCGCCATGGGACACTAATCTCACCAAAAACACTTTTGATCTCAAGGATAGAACTAATGACACTAGGACAAGCTACAAAACATGCACCAGCAGACCAGTGGAAATAGAAATAAGCGGCGTACAAAGACTCGAAGACACTGTCGATGAAAAATCATGCTCTTGCCAAGACACTAAAGATTATAAAAAACAACGCATGAGCGTATACGAAAATTTTTCGCTACCCGGCTCGCCTAACAGTATtacacacataaattataaaacaaagacaAGTTTGAAAAAATGTAAGACACAATTAAGTTCTGATATGCGAAGATTGACTTTAGATGATTCTCACTCGTTATTGACTGAAGATAATTCACAAATGGACAAAGCATTGGTTATGGTTCAGAATAAGACTAATGAGTGGTTATGTAACCACAATGATACAGACATTGGGGCCATGAATACCAGGAGATCATCGGCCAGCAGTGGCGTGAGCAGCAATTTCTCAGGAGGCAGTATAGTTCTAGCAAATGTGCAAGAAGAGTATAAATATCAGGATGAAGAGGAAGATGTGGTGTTGATTGAGAAGAGGCTACTTGTTTCGTCTGTtgt TCTTCCAGTAGACGAAGCAGCTGACACAACTGCGGACCAAACAATAGTATCCGTAGCTTCCTCATTACCAGCTTCCGTTGTTTATGACAGTAACAGCCTTAGAGCAGAACTGGTCAAGCTGGGATTCAAACCTGGACCCATACAAGACAGCACCAAAACTCTCTACTTGAAGAAACTACAAGCACTCAAGAAACAACCCATTGTTGTCAAGAAGCAGGGCAAAA CATACAGTATAGAACTTGAAAAATCCTTGCGCACAAGTGACTGGATGAACAACCTAGCACCATACATTGAGCTGGAGACCAAAGCGCGCACCGACTTTACCAATTCCAACAAGAAATGGCGTGAAGGCACGGCGAAAACTTCCTTCACGTATTTACTACTGGACCCCAGGCTAACGCAGAACTTACCGGCCAAAGCTGGGACGCAGAATCACCATATTTCCTGGGTCACCTTTATCAACTCGATATTTTACGTTGGAAAAG GTAAACGTTCCCGCCCATACTCCCACCTGTACCAAGCCCTAACCCTCTGGAAGCGGGACTTCACCACCTCCAACGACAAGAAGGTTCAGCACATCCTCGACATCTGGTCAGACAAGGTCGGTGTCGTCTGTCTGCACATCTTTCAAAACGTCATCCCAGCAGAAGCTTACACGTACGAGGCGGCCATGATTGATGTCCTAGGTCTTCcgaatttgaaaaatttaaagaGTGGAAATTATTACGGCGTCGCGGCGTCCTGGCCGTTGAAAGATAGACGGATGCTAGGGTTGTACCTTTTGTACAAGGCCATGCTTATATTTTTGAACGAAGGCGAGAGACAGTTGAGGCCTGATGATATAGATTAG
- the LOC134749217 gene encoding hydroxymethylglutaryl-CoA synthase 1, with protein sequence MGAKVENVGILAMELYFPSQYVDQVELEKFDGVSTGKYTIGLGQSKMGFCSDREDIQSLCITAVHRLIERNNLNLHDIGRLEVGTETIIDKSKSVKTFLMTLFSKAGATDIEGIDTTNACYGGTAALFNAINWVESSSWDGRKAIVVAGDIAVYGKGPARPTGGAGAVAMLVGPNAPLVFDRGIRASYMTHTYDFYKPDLASEFPFVDGKLSVKCYLSALDNCYNLFCKKMRRTEPDFKGLLSLDGMLFHSPYCKLVQKSLARVCFNDFLNTPEEDREKQFPGLSEFSNRKLEDTYFDRDLEKAFMTYSQQLFDEKTKPSLYIARNVGNMYTPSLYGGLVSYLISKSPEELIGKKFALFSYGSGLASTMFSINICNDMSAGSKLEKLITSLHDTVSYLDKRVSVEPSKFSELMEVRTKNYHTAPYEPSGPIDVLFPGTYYLVNIDDQRRRTYERKA encoded by the coding sequence ATGGGCGCGAAAGTGGAAAACGTCGGCATACTCGCTATGGAATTATACTTCCCGTCACAATACGTCGATCAAGTGGAATTGGAAAAATTCGACGGCGTGTCCACCGGCAAATACACGATCGGGCTCGGACAGAGCAAAATGGGCTTCTGCTCCGACCGAGAAGACATACAGTCCTTGTGCATCACAGCTGTTCACCGGCTCATAGAACGGAATAATCTGAACCTTCATGACATTGGACGGCTGGAGGTGGGTACGGAGACCATTATAGACAAAAGTAAAAGTGTGAAAACATTCCTCATGACATTGTTTTCCAAAGCGGGAGCCACAGATATAGAAGGAATTGATACAACAAATGCATGTTACGGTGGTACTGCAGCTCTCTTCAATGCAATTAACTGGGTGGAATCATCCTCATGGGATGGCAGAAAGGCCATAGTTGTGGCTGGTGACATTGCAGTGTACGGCAAAGGACCTGCAAGACCTACCGGTGGTGCTGGAGCAGTGGCCATGCTGGTGGGCCCAAATGCACCTTTAGTGTTTGACCGTGGTATAAGAGCTTCATATATGACTCATACATATGATTTTTACAAGCCAGATCTTGCCTCAGAGTTCCCTTTTGTTGATGGCAAGCTATCTGTCAAATGCTACCTCAGTGCTTTAGATAATTGCTATAATTTATTCTGTAAGAAGATGAGGAGGACTGAGCCCGATTTTAAAGGATTGCTGAGTTTAGATGGCATGCTGTTCCATTCACCATACTGTAAGTTAGTTCAGAAATCTTTAGCTAGGGTCTGTTTTAATGACTTTTTAAATACCCCTGAAGAAGACAGGGAGAAGCAATTCCCGGGATTATCAGAGTTCAGTAACAGAAAATTGGAAGATACTTATTTTGACCGTGATCTTGAAAAGGctttcatgacatacagccagCAGTTGTTTGATGAGAAAACGAAGCCATCTCTATACATTGCTCGCAACGTTGGCAACATGTACACTCCGTCGTTGTATGGAGGCCTGGTATCCTACCTCATTAGTAAATCACCTGAAGAGTTAATTGGGAAGAAATTTGCTTTATTCTCTTATGGTTCTGGTCTAGCATCTACAATGTTTTCTATTAACATCTGTAATGATATGAGTGCGGGCTCCAAGTTGGAGAAGCTTATCACTTCCCTACATGACACAGTTTCCTACTTAGATAAGAGAGTGAGTGTGGAGCCCAGCAAGTTTTCGGAGCTCATGGAAGTCAGAACAAAGAATTACCACACAGCTCCGTATGAACCGAGTGGGCCCATAGATGTACTGTTCCCTGGTACATACTATCTAGTTAATATTGATGACCAGAGAAGACGCACATATGAGAGGAAGGCTTAG
- the LOC134749219 gene encoding alpha-N-acetylgalactosaminidase isoform X2 — MGWLTWQRYRSLTDCTRYPDECISEKLIKRTADMMVKEGYLEAGYDYIGIDDCWMEMNRSAGGKLVPDRERFPNGMKMLAKYVHSKGLKFGIYQDYGTKTCAGYPGVMGHEQMDVDTLVSWGVDYIKLDGCYSKPEEMKTGYPDFGRMLNKTGRPVLYSCSWPAYLEPDSILPNYTVIAKNCNLWRNWDDIEDSWGSLLGIMNWFGDNQERLAPFAGPGHWNDPDMLLVGNYGLSLDQARVQMAVWAVLAAPLLISADLSRMRPEFKEILLNRNIIAVNQDPLGKQGLRVYNDSKHHRQIWIRQLSDNSYALAFVSTRVDGVPYAVSFSHDDMELPAQNYRVQDLYNEEEDRKLGADEKFTTRINPTGVKFFKFIPDGQSKEDSIDPEEDTLKNININVDNYLDKTVIVV; from the exons ATGGGCTGGCTGACGTGGCAGCGGTACCGGAGCCTCACCGACTGCACCAGGTATCCTGACGAGTGTATAAG TGAAAAGCTGATAAAGCGCACAGCAGACATGATGGTGAAGGAAGGGTACCTGGAGGCGGGGTACGACTACATAGGCATCGACGACTGCTGGATGGAGATGAACAGGAGCGCCGGCGGGAAACTCGTTCCGGACCGCGAGCGGTTCCCGAATGGCATGAAGATGCTTGCCAAATAT GTTCACAGCAAAGGCCTAAAGTTCGGTATCTACCAGGACTACGGTACGAAGACGTGCGCAGGCTATCCTGGAGTCATGGGACACGAACAAATGGACGTGGACACCCTCGTCAGCTGGGGCGTCGACTACATCAAACTGGACGGCTGTTATTCCAAACCGGAGGAGATGAAAACAG GATATCCGGATTTTGGAAGGATGCTGAACAAGACAGGTCGTCCGGTTCTGTATTCCTGCAGTTGGCCTGCTTATCTCGAGCCGGATAGTATTTTG CCGAACTACACAGTGATCGCAAAGAACTGTAATCTATGGCGCAACTGGGACGACATCGAAGACTCTTGGGGGAGTCTCCTAGGCATCATGAATTGGTTCGGCGACAATCAGGAGCGCCTGGCGCCGTTCGCTGGCCCGGGACACTGGAATGACCCTGATATG TTACTAGTGGGTAACTACGGCCTATCCCTGGACCAGGCGCGGGTACAGATGGCGGTATGGGCGGTGTTGGCAGCGCCGCTCCTCATAAGCGCGGACTTGTCTCGCATGCGGCCGGAATTTAAGGAAATCCTGTTGAACAGAAACATCATCGCCGTCAACCAAGATCCGCTGGGGAAGCAGGGGCTCAGAGTGTATAACGATTCG AAACACCACAGGCAGATCTGGATTCGTCAGCTGTCGGACAACTCGTACGCATTAGCGTTTGTGAGCACCCGCGTCGACGGGGTGCCTTACGCTGTGTCCTTTAGCCATGATGATATGGAATTACCAGCGCAGAACTATAGAGTTCAG GATCTTTATAACGAAGAAGAAGACCGAAAGTTGGGCGCCGATGAGAAATTTACAACGCGAATAAATCCTACAG ggGTCAAGTTCTTCAAATTCATTCCTGATGGACAGTCGAAGGAAGATTCCATAGACCCTGAAGAAGATACGctgaaaaatattaatattaatgttgATAATTACTTAGATAAGACTGTTATTGTTGTATAA